One Epinephelus fuscoguttatus linkage group LG10, E.fuscoguttatus.final_Chr_v1 genomic window carries:
- the pgm1 gene encoding phosphoglucomutase-1 has protein sequence MVKITTVKTKPYTDQKPGTSGLRKRVTVFQQNQHYAENFIQSIISVIEPAERQAATVVVGGDGRFFMKDAIQLIVQIAAANGIGSLVIGQNGIMSTPAVSCVIRKLKAVGGIILTASHNPGGPNGDFGIKYNISSGGPAPEGITNKIFEISKTLQEYQICPELKVDLSKIGKQTFEVDTFKPFTVEIVDSVEAYAEMLRGIFDFAALKELLSGANHINVRLDAMHGVVGPYVKKIVCEELGSPANSAVNCVPQEDFGGHHPDPNLTYAADLVNTMKGGEYDFGAAFDGDGDRNMVLGKHGFFVNPSDSVAVIAANITGIPYFQKTGVKGLARSMPTSGALDNVAKALKMQLYETPTGWKFFGNLMDAGKLSLCGEESFGTGSDHIREKDGLWAVLAWLSILATRKQSVEEIMKDHWQKFGRNFFTRYDYEEVDSDSANKMIKDLETAMFDPAFVGKKFSSGDKTYEVAVADNFAYTDPVDGSVSKNQGLRIIFSDGSRIIFRLSGTGSAGATIRLYIDSYEKDPQKIYQDPQVMLAPLVDIALKVSQLQEKTGRTGPTVIT, from the exons atggtgaaaataaCGACTGTGAAGACCAAGCCGTACACGGACCAAAAGCCGGGGACAAGCGGCCTGAGGAAGAGGGTGACGGTGTTTCAACAGAACCAGCACTATGCGGAAAACTTCATCCAGAGCATTATCTCTGTCATCGAGCCTGCCGAGCGCCAGGCTGCCACTGTGGTGGTGGGAGGAGATGGCAGGTTTTTCATGAAAGACGCGATTCAGTTGATCGTGCAGATTGCTGCTGCCAACGGG ATTGGCAGTCTGGTGATCGGTCAGAATGGCATCATGTCCACCCCAGCTGTCTCCTGTGTGATCCGCAAGTTAAAGGCAGTGGGTGGCATCATCCTCACAGCCAGCCACAACCCTGGAGGCCCCAATGGAGACTTTGGCATCAAGTACAACATCTCCAGCGGAG GACCTGCTCCTGAGGGcatcacaaacaaaatatttgagATCAGCAAAACCCTGCAGGAGTATCAGATCTGCCCAGAGCTGAAAGTGGATCTGTCCAAGATCGGCAAACAGACCTTTGAGGTGGACACTTTCAAGCCATTCACAG TGGAGATTGTGGACTCTGTGGAGGCCTATGCTGAGATGCTAAGGGGCATCTTTGACTTTGCTGCACTGAAAGAGCTTCTCTCTGGAGCCAATCACATTAACGTCCGCCTGGATGCTATGCACGGAG TGGTTGGTCCTTACGTGAAGAAGATAGTCTGTGAAGAGCTGGGCTCACCTGCCAACTCAGCAGTCAACTGTGTCCCCCAGGAGGACTTTGGGGGCCACCACCCTGACCCCAACTTGACCTACGCTGCTGACCTGGTCAACACAATGAAAGGAGGAGAATATGATTTTGGCGCAGCCTTTGATGGTGATGGT GACCGCAATATGGTGCTGGGTAAACACGGCTTTTTCGTGAACCCCTCAGACTCAGTGGCTGTCATCGCCGCCAACATCACCGGCATCCCTTACTTCCAGAAGACTGGAGTCAAAGGATTGGCCCGCAGTATGCCCACCAGTGGAGCCCTTGACAA TGTGGCGAAAGCCCTGAAGATGCAGCTGTACGAGACTCCAACTGGCTGGAAGTTCTTTGGGAATCTGATGGACGCTGGAAAACTTTCACTGTGTGGAGAGGAGAGCTTCGGCACAG GCTCAGATCATATCCGTGAGAAGGACGGCCTGTGGGCGGTGCTTGCATGGTTGTCAATCTTAGCCACCAGGAAACAGAGCGTGGAAGAGATCATGAAGGATCACTGGCAGAAATTTGGCAGGAACTTCTTCACCAG GTACGACTATGAGGAGGTCGACTCAGACTCTGCCAACAAGATGATCAAGGATCTGGAGACGGCGATGTTCGACCCGGCTTTCGTGGGAAAGAAGTTCTCATCAGGGGATAAGACTTACGAGGTGGCTGTCGCTGACAACTTTGCCTACACAGACCCTGTGGATGGAAGTGTGTCCAAAAACCAG ggCCTCCGTATCATCTTCTCCGATGGTTCTAGGATCATTTTCCGTCTCAGCGGTACAGGCAGCGCGGGAGCAACCATCAGGCTCTACATAGACAGCTATGAGAAGGATCCTCAGAAGATTTACCAGGACCCACAG GTGATGCTGGCCCCCCTGGTAGACATCGCCCTGAAGGTCTCTCAGCTCCAAGAGAAGACTGGACGCACTGGCCCCActgtgatcacatga